In Trifolium pratense cultivar HEN17-A07 linkage group LG7, ARS_RC_1.1, whole genome shotgun sequence, a genomic segment contains:
- the LOC123899752 gene encoding myb family transcription factor IPN2-like isoform X2 gives MERMFPAKKPSTMMNSHDRSMCVQGDSGLVLTTDPKPRLRWTVELHERFVDAVAQLGGPDKATPKTIMRVMGVKGLTLYHLKSHLQKFRLGKQPHKEFNEQSIKDVSAFELQRNSGNSSSMTGRNMNEMQIEVHRRLHEQLEVQKHLQLRIEAQGKYMQNILEKAYNTLAGENMAAASATNFKGIGTQGIPNMKDFVSPLNNFPHFQDLNICGSDDEQLERPTIDGFMPNISNENLFVEKKITNNPFNGSGKGPLIWNDNNDLRLHDLGTTSSCISPQDVPNFKGDDDSLDRGDIESDPIVEINYDTKLSEKKFDASMKLGITTPMINAVAAGRSSSPFS, from the exons ATGGAAAGAATGTTCCCTGCAAAAAAGCCCTCAACAATGATGAATTCTCATGATAGATCCATGTGTGTTCAAGGTGATTCAGGCCTTGTCCTCACTACCGATCCAAAACCACGGCTTCGATGGACAGTCGAACTCCATGAACGCTTCGTCGATGCTGTTGCTCAACTTGGAGGGCCTGATA AAGCTACTCCTAAAACAATCATGAGGGTTATGGGTGTGAAGGGTCTTACTCTTTACCACCTCAAGAGTCATCTTCAG AAATTTAGACTTGGAAAGCAACCCCACAAGGAATTCAATGAGCAATCTATTAAGGATG TTTCGGCTTTTGAACTGCAACGAAATAGTGGCAACTCATCTTCTATGACTGGCCGCAACATGAATGA GATGCAAATAGAGGTGCATAGAAGATTGCATGAACAACTAGAG GTTCAAAAGCACCTTCAATTGAGGATTGAGGCTCAAGGAAAATACATGCAAAACATATTGGAGAAAGCATATAACACACTTGCAGGAGAAAACATGGCAGCTGCATCAGCTACAAATTTCAAGGGTATTGGAACTCAAGGAATCCCTAACATGAAAGATTTTGTTTCTCCTCTTAATAATTTTCCTCATTTTCAAGACCTTAACATTTGTGGTAGTGATGATGAACAGCTTGAGAGGCCAACCATTGATGGATTTATGCCAAATATTAGtaatgaaaatttgtttgttgaaaagaaaataactaaTAACCCTTTTAATGGAAGTGGAAAAGGTCCATTAATTTGGAATGATAATAATGATCTTAGGCTTCATGATTTGGGAACAACTTCATCATGCATTAGTCCTCAAGATGTTCCTAATTTCAAAGGTGATGATGACTCATTGGATAGAGGTGATATTGAAAGTGATCCTATTGTTGAGATTAATTATGATACAAAGTTGAGtgaaaagaaatttgatgcatCTATGAAGCTTGGAATAACAACACCTATGATCAATGCTGTGGCAGCTGGTAGAAGCTCATCACCATTTTCTTGA
- the LOC123899752 gene encoding myb family transcription factor IPN2-like isoform X1, whose translation MERMFPAKKPSTMMNSHDRSMCVQGDSGLVLTTDPKPRLRWTVELHERFVDAVAQLGGPDKATPKTIMRVMGVKGLTLYHLKSHLQKFRLGKQPHKEFNEQSIKDGMRVSAFELQRNSGNSSSMTGRNMNEMQIEVHRRLHEQLEVQKHLQLRIEAQGKYMQNILEKAYNTLAGENMAAASATNFKGIGTQGIPNMKDFVSPLNNFPHFQDLNICGSDDEQLERPTIDGFMPNISNENLFVEKKITNNPFNGSGKGPLIWNDNNDLRLHDLGTTSSCISPQDVPNFKGDDDSLDRGDIESDPIVEINYDTKLSEKKFDASMKLGITTPMINAVAAGRSSSPFS comes from the exons ATGGAAAGAATGTTCCCTGCAAAAAAGCCCTCAACAATGATGAATTCTCATGATAGATCCATGTGTGTTCAAGGTGATTCAGGCCTTGTCCTCACTACCGATCCAAAACCACGGCTTCGATGGACAGTCGAACTCCATGAACGCTTCGTCGATGCTGTTGCTCAACTTGGAGGGCCTGATA AAGCTACTCCTAAAACAATCATGAGGGTTATGGGTGTGAAGGGTCTTACTCTTTACCACCTCAAGAGTCATCTTCAG AAATTTAGACTTGGAAAGCAACCCCACAAGGAATTCAATGAGCAATCTATTAAGGATGGTATGAGAG TTTCGGCTTTTGAACTGCAACGAAATAGTGGCAACTCATCTTCTATGACTGGCCGCAACATGAATGA GATGCAAATAGAGGTGCATAGAAGATTGCATGAACAACTAGAG GTTCAAAAGCACCTTCAATTGAGGATTGAGGCTCAAGGAAAATACATGCAAAACATATTGGAGAAAGCATATAACACACTTGCAGGAGAAAACATGGCAGCTGCATCAGCTACAAATTTCAAGGGTATTGGAACTCAAGGAATCCCTAACATGAAAGATTTTGTTTCTCCTCTTAATAATTTTCCTCATTTTCAAGACCTTAACATTTGTGGTAGTGATGATGAACAGCTTGAGAGGCCAACCATTGATGGATTTATGCCAAATATTAGtaatgaaaatttgtttgttgaaaagaaaataactaaTAACCCTTTTAATGGAAGTGGAAAAGGTCCATTAATTTGGAATGATAATAATGATCTTAGGCTTCATGATTTGGGAACAACTTCATCATGCATTAGTCCTCAAGATGTTCCTAATTTCAAAGGTGATGATGACTCATTGGATAGAGGTGATATTGAAAGTGATCCTATTGTTGAGATTAATTATGATACAAAGTTGAGtgaaaagaaatttgatgcatCTATGAAGCTTGGAATAACAACACCTATGATCAATGCTGTGGCAGCTGGTAGAAGCTCATCACCATTTTCTTGA